One region of Arvicola amphibius chromosome 3, mArvAmp1.2, whole genome shotgun sequence genomic DNA includes:
- the Tyk2 gene encoding non-receptor tyrosine-protein kinase TYK2, which produces MVADMPLCGWRTMSEDSKADGAEAQPLAPTESLMVLLHWAGPEGGEPWVTISQTPLTAEDICIQIAHKVGITPPCLNLFALYDAQAKVWLPPNHILDTSRDVSLKLYFRMRFYFRNWHGMSPQEPAVYRCGSPGSEQGVQLLDSASFEYLFEQGKHEFMNDVVSLRDLSSEEEIHHFKNESLGMAFLHLCHLALCRGVPLEEMAREISFKNCIPRSFRQHIHQHNALTRLRLRRVFRRFLRAFRPGHLSQQVVMVKYLATLERLAPRFGSEHIPVCHLEVLDQPERDPCYIQNSGQTTGDPGPELATRLPTHEVLVTGTRGIQWRPLQTQESARGNSRGNPQGNRSGKKAKAPEVAARLAKSPGEPSWTYFCDFQDISHVVLQDWRVRIHLQDNKCLLLCLRSRAEALSFVALVDGYFRLTADSSHYLCHEVAPPRLLTSIQNGIHGPLMDPFVQAKLWPEDGLYLIQWSTSHLHRLILTVAHRDSAPNSGPKGLRLRKFPITQQPGAFVLDGWGRSFDSVGDLRVALQGCSLRAGDDCFPLHHCCLPRPGEISNLLVMRGSSAHTRPLNLSQLSFHRVHQDEITQLSHLGQGTRTNVYEGLLRVGGPDEGKTDSGCPPEPGGGSGQQLRVVLKVLDPSHHDIALAFYETASLMSQVSHMHLAFLHGVCVRGSENIIVTEFVEHGPLDVWLRRNRGRVPMTWKMIVAQQLASALSYLEDKNLVHGNVCGRNVLLARLGLEEGTSPFIKLSDPGVGQGALSREERVERIPWTAPECLSGEASSLGTATDMWGFGATLLEICFDGDAPLQGRHPSEKERFYTKQHQLPEPSCPELATLTRQCLTYEPAQRPSFRTILRDLTRLQPQNLVGISAVNSDSAASDPTVFHKRYLKKIRDLGEGHFGKVSLYCYDPTNDGTGEMVAVKALKEGCGPQLRSGWQREIEILRTLYHEHIVKYKGCCEDQGEKSVQLVMEYVPLGSLRDYLPRHSVGLAQLLLFAQQICEGMAYLHGQHYIHRDLAARNVLLDNDRLVKIGDFGLAKAVPEGHEYYRVREDGDSPVFWYAPECLKECKFYYASDVWSFGVTLYELLTYCDSRQSPPTKFMELIGVTQGQMTVLRLTELLERGERLPRPDRCPCEIYLLMKNCWEAEASFRPTFQNLVPILKTAQEKYQGQVPSVFSVC; this is translated from the exons ATGGTGGCAGATATGCCTCTGTGTGGGTGGAGAACCATGTCAGAAGACAGCAAGGCAGATGGCGCGGAAGCTCAGCCCCTGGCACCCACGGAAAGCTTGATGGTGCTGCTGCACTGGGCTGGGCCAGAGGGCGGGGAGCCCTGGGTCACCATCAGCCAGACGCCCCTGACTGCCGAGGACATCTGTATCCAGATTGCACACAAAGTCG GCATCACTCCACCCTGCTTGAATCTCTTTGCCCTCTATGATGCACAGGCCAAGGTTTGGCTGCCCCCAAACCACATCCTAGACACATCCCGAGATGTGAGCCTAAAGCTGTATTTCCGAATGAG GTTTTACTTCCGGAACTGGCACGGCATGAGTCCCCAAGAGCCAGCTGTGTACCGATGTGGTTCCCCGGGGTCAGAGCAGGGTGTGCAGCTCTTGGACTCTGCCTCATTTGAATACCTCTTTGAGCAG GGAAAACATGAGTTCATGAATGATGTGGTGTCTCTGCGGGACCTGTCTAGTGAGGAGGAGATCCATCACTTTAAGAACGAGAGCTTGGGCATGGCCTTTCTGCACCTCTGCCACCTTGCTCTCTGCCGCGGTGTCCCCCTGGAGGAGATGGCCAGAGAGATCAG CTTTAAGAACTGCATCCCTCGTTCCTTCCGCCAGCACATCCATCAGCACAATGCGCTCACGCGCCTGCGTCTACGCAGAGTCTTCCGACGATTCCTGAGGGCCTTTCGGCCTGGCCACCTCTCCCAGCAGGTTGTGATGGTTAAGTACTTGGCCACCCTGGAGCGCCTAGCTCCTCGATTTGGCTCGGAGCACATACCGGTGTGTCATCTGGAGGTGCTGGACCAGCCTGAGAGAGACCCCTGCTACATCCAGAACAGTGGGCAGACTACTGGGGACCCAGGCCCAGAGCTGGCCACCAGGCTTCCCACCCACGAGGTACTAGTGACAGGCACTAGAGGTATCCAGTGGCGTCCACTGCAGACCCAG GAATCTGCGAGAGGTAACAGCAGAGGGAATCCCCAAGGCAACCGATCTGGGAAGAAAGCCAAGGCCCCCGAGGTTGCGGCGCGGCTGGCAAAGAGTCCCGGGGAGCCATCCTGGACCTACTTCTGTGACTTCCAGGACATCTCCCACGTGGTGCTACAGGACTGGCGCGTGCGCATCCACCTTCAGGACAACAAGTGCTTG TTGCTGTGCCTCCGTTCCCGGGCTGAAGCCCTGTCCTTTGTGGCCCTGGTGGATGGCTATTTCCGCTTGACCGCCGACTCCAGCCACTACCTGTGCCATGAGGTGGCACCCCCGCGGCTGTTGACGAGCATCCAGAACGGCATCCATGGGCCGCTGAT ggATCCATTTGTGCAAGCCAAGCTGTGGCCGGAGGATGGCCTCTACCTGATCCAGTGGAGCACCAGCCACCTCCACCGCCTGATCCTCACTGTGGCCCATCGAGACTCA gCTCCCAACAGCGGCCCCAAGGGCTTGCGCCTCCGAAAGTTCCCCATCACCCAGCAACCTGGAGCCTTTGTGCTAGATGGCTGGGGTCGCTCCTTCGATAGCGTGGGGGACCTTCGGGTCGCCTTGCAGGGCTGCTCGCTGCGGGCCGGTGACGACTGCTTCCCTTTGCACCACTGTTGCCTGCCCCGGCCAGGAG AAATCTCTAACCTCTTGGTCATGCGGGGGTCTAGTGCCCACACCCGGCCTCTCAACCTCAGCCAGCTCAGCTTCCACAGAGTTCACCAGGATGAAATCACGCAG CTGTCCCACTTGGGTCAAGGCACGAGGACCAATGTTTACGAGGGCCTTCTAAGAGTGGGAGGCCCTGACGAAGGCAAAACCGACAGTGGATGTCCTCCTGAGCCTGGCGGGGGCAGTGGGCAGCAGCTCCGAGTGGTGCTTAAAGTCCTGGACCCCAGTCACCATGACATCGCCTTG GCCTTCTATGAAACAGCCAGCCTCATGAGCCAGGTTTCACACATGCACCTGGCTTTCCTGCATGGTGTCTGCGTGCGTGGCTCAGAGA ATATCATTGTGACAGAGTTCGTAGAACACGGTCCCCTGGATGTGTGGTTACGGCGAAACAGGGGCCGAGTGCCTATGACCTGGAAGATGATTGTGGCTCAGCAGCTGGCCAGTGCCCTCAGCTACCTG GAGGATAAGAATCTGGTTCACGGGAACGTATGTGGCCGGAACGTCCTGCTGGCACGGCTGGGGCTAGAGGAGGGTACCAGCCCCTTCATCAAGTTAAGTGATCCTGGCGTGGGCCAAGGTGCCCTCTCCAGGGAGG AGCGGGTGGAACGCATCCCCTGGACAGCTCCTGAGTGCCTGTCTGGAGAGGCCAGTAGCTTGGGTACTGCCACAGACATGTGGGGTTTTGGTGCCACCCTTCTTGAGATCTGCTTTGACGGTGATGCACCCCTGCAGGGTCGTCACCCCTCCGAG AAAGAACGATTCTACACAAAGCAGCACCAGCTGCCCGAGCCCTCATGCCCGGAGCTGGCCACACTCACCCGCCAGTGCCTGACCTACGAACCAGCACAGCGGCCATCATTCCGCACCATTCTGCGGGACCTCACCAGGCTGCAGCCACAGA ATCTAGTGGGTATCTCGGCTGTGAACTCAGACTCAGCAGCGTCAGACCCCACAGTTTTCCACAAACGTTATTTGAAAAAGATCCGGGATTTGGGCGAG GGTCACTTTGGCAAGGTCAGCCTGTACTGCTATGATCCAACCAACGATGGCACTGGCGAGATGGTGGCTGTGAAAGCCCTGAAGGAGGGATGTGGTCCCCAGCTCCGCTCAGGCTGGCAGCGGGAGATCGAAATCCTGCGGACCCTGTACCACGAGCATATTGTCAAGTACAAAGGCTGCTGTGAGGACCAAG GAGAGAAGTCTGTACAGCTGGTCATGGAATACGTCCCCCTGGGCAGCCTTCGGGACTACCTGCCACGGCACAGCGTTGGGCTGGCTCAGCTCCTGTTGTTTGCCCAGCAGATCTGCGAG ggCATGGCCTACCTGCACGGGCAACACTACATTCACCGAGACCTAGCCGCGCGCAACGTGCTTCTGGACAATGACAGGCTGGTCAAGATCGGAGACTTCGGCTTAGCCAAGGCAGTGCCTGAAGGCCACGAGTACTACCGCGTTCGCGAGGACGGGGACAGCCCGGTGTTCTG GTATGCCCCGGAATGTCTGAAGGAGTGTAAATTTTACTATGCGTCAGATGTCTGGTCCTTCGGGGTGACCCTGTACGAGCTGTTGACCTACTGTGACTCTAGGCAGAGCCC
- the Cdc37 gene encoding hsp90 co-chaperone Cdc37 isoform X2: MVDYSVWDHIEVSDDEDETHPNIDTASLFRWRHQARVERMEQFQKEKEELDRGCRECKRKVAECQRKLRELEVVEGSGQVELERLRAEAQQLRKEERSWEQKLEDMRKKEKNMPWNVDTLSKDGFSKSMVNTKPEKAEEDSEEAREQKHKTFVEKYEKQIKHFGMLHRWDDSQKYLSDNVHLVCEETANYLVIWCIDLEVEEKCALMEQVAHQTMVMQFILELAKSLKVDPRACFRQFFTKIKTADHQYMEGFKYELEAFKERVRGRAKLRIEKAMKEYEEEERKKRLGPGGLDPVEVYESLPEELQKCFDVKDVQMLQDAISKMDPTDAKYHMQRCIDSGLWVPNSKSGEAKEGEEAGPGDPLLEAVPKAGNEKDISA, encoded by the exons GCCCGAGTGGAGCGCATGGAGCAGtttcagaaggagaaggaggaactgGACCGGGGCTGCCGTGAATGCAAACGCAAGGTAGCTGAGTGCCAGCGCAAGCTGAGGGAGCTGGAAGTGGTGGAGGGCAGTGGCCAAGTGGAGCTTGAGCGTCTGCGAGCTGAGGCACAGCAGCTGCGCAAGGAGGAGCGAAGCTGGGAGCAGAAGCTGGAGGACATGCgtaagaaggagaagaacatgCCCTGGAACGTGGACACCCTCAGCAAAGATGGCTTCAGCAAG AGCATGGTCAATACCAAgcctgagaaggcagaggaagactcAGAGGAGGCAAGAGAGCAGAAACACAAGACCTTCGTTGAAAAGTATGAGAAACAAATCAAACATTTTG GCATGCTCCACCGCTGGGATGATAGCCAGAAGTACCTGTCGGACAACGTCCACCTGGTATGCGAGGAGACAGCCAACTACCTGGTTATCTGGTGCATCGACCTGGAAGTGGAGGAG AAGTGTGCACTGATGGAGCAGGTGGCTCACCAGACCATGGTGATGCAGTTTATCCTGGAGTTAGCCAAGAGTCTGAAGGTCGACCCCCGTGCCTGCTTCCGGCAGTTTTTCACCAAGATCAAG ACTGCCGACCACCAGTACATGGAGGGCTTCAAGTATGAACTGGAGGCCTTTAAGGAGCGTGTTCGGGGCCGCGCCAAGCTGCGTATAGAGAAGGCCATGAAGGAATATGAGGAGGAGGAGCGCAAGAAGAGGCTGGGCCCTGGTGGCCTGGACCCCGTGGAGGTCTACGAGTCCCTGCCCGAG GAGCTGCAGAAATGCTTTGATGTGAAGGACGTGCAGATGCTGCAAGACGCCATCAGCAAGATGGATCCTACT GATGCCAAGTATCACATGCAACGTTGCATCGATTCTGGCCTCTGGGTCCCCAACTCCAAGTCTGGTGAGGccaaggagggggaggaggcgggCCCCGGGGACCCATTGCTGGAAGCCGTCCCCAAAGCGGGCAACGAGAAAGACATCAGTGCGTGA
- the Cdc37 gene encoding hsp90 co-chaperone Cdc37 isoform X1, translating to MVDYSVWDHIEVSDDEDETHPNIDTASLFRWRHQARVERMEQFQKEKEELDRGCRECKRKVAECQRKLRELEVVEGSGQVELERLRAEAQQLRKEERSWEQKLEDMRKKEKNMPWNVDTLSKDGFSKARGHASATLMHLATPPPPMWTGWARRPRPPHPMRTPALPQPTCPLTLSQSMVNTKPEKAEEDSEEAREQKHKTFVEKYEKQIKHFGMLHRWDDSQKYLSDNVHLVCEETANYLVIWCIDLEVEEKCALMEQVAHQTMVMQFILELAKSLKVDPRACFRQFFTKIKTADHQYMEGFKYELEAFKERVRGRAKLRIEKAMKEYEEEERKKRLGPGGLDPVEVYESLPEELQKCFDVKDVQMLQDAISKMDPTDAKYHMQRCIDSGLWVPNSKSGEAKEGEEAGPGDPLLEAVPKAGNEKDISA from the exons GCCCGAGTGGAGCGCATGGAGCAGtttcagaaggagaaggaggaactgGACCGGGGCTGCCGTGAATGCAAACGCAAGGTAGCTGAGTGCCAGCGCAAGCTGAGGGAGCTGGAAGTGGTGGAGGGCAGTGGCCAAGTGGAGCTTGAGCGTCTGCGAGCTGAGGCACAGCAGCTGCGCAAGGAGGAGCGAAGCTGGGAGCAGAAGCTGGAGGACATGCgtaagaaggagaagaacatgCCCTGGAACGTGGACACCCTCAGCAAAGATGGCTTCAGCAAG GCCCGCGGCCACGCCTCTGCCACCTTGATGCACTTAGCGACACCACCGCCTCCGATGTGGACAGGATGGGCGCGGCGGCCGCGGCCCCCGCACCCCATGCGCACCCCTGCCTTGCCCCAGCCCACTTGCCCTCTCACCCTGTCACAGAGCATGGTCAATACCAAgcctgagaaggcagaggaagactcAGAGGAGGCAAGAGAGCAGAAACACAAGACCTTCGTTGAAAAGTATGAGAAACAAATCAAACATTTTG GCATGCTCCACCGCTGGGATGATAGCCAGAAGTACCTGTCGGACAACGTCCACCTGGTATGCGAGGAGACAGCCAACTACCTGGTTATCTGGTGCATCGACCTGGAAGTGGAGGAG AAGTGTGCACTGATGGAGCAGGTGGCTCACCAGACCATGGTGATGCAGTTTATCCTGGAGTTAGCCAAGAGTCTGAAGGTCGACCCCCGTGCCTGCTTCCGGCAGTTTTTCACCAAGATCAAG ACTGCCGACCACCAGTACATGGAGGGCTTCAAGTATGAACTGGAGGCCTTTAAGGAGCGTGTTCGGGGCCGCGCCAAGCTGCGTATAGAGAAGGCCATGAAGGAATATGAGGAGGAGGAGCGCAAGAAGAGGCTGGGCCCTGGTGGCCTGGACCCCGTGGAGGTCTACGAGTCCCTGCCCGAG GAGCTGCAGAAATGCTTTGATGTGAAGGACGTGCAGATGCTGCAAGACGCCATCAGCAAGATGGATCCTACT GATGCCAAGTATCACATGCAACGTTGCATCGATTCTGGCCTCTGGGTCCCCAACTCCAAGTCTGGTGAGGccaaggagggggaggaggcgggCCCCGGGGACCCATTGCTGGAAGCCGTCCCCAAAGCGGGCAACGAGAAAGACATCAGTGCGTGA